From a single SAR86 cluster bacterium genomic region:
- the murB gene encoding UDP-N-acetylmuramate dehydrogenase: MEFKKNFSLQNLNSLSLHSSARRYCCIESIEDLLEAIDYARSINLPIFPLGGGTNIVLPRKLDYLVVKNNLIGKKIVSNKVLISSGENWHHSVLWTLQNKLYGLENLSLIPGTVGASPVQNIGAYGVELSSKLISVNAIDLSNSNSLMLTNEDCCFGYRDSIFKRNKQLFITDINLKLDTKDSPTTSYSNLNSYLLKNNIDPSLASSMEVCMAVISLRSSLLPDPLSTPNVGSFFKNPIVGKKMLKELLKINENIPFFKEGKQYKISAGYLLEQEGWKGYESNGVSISKKHSLVLITDSGVSINKITDLVKKIKESVLKKYKLSLEVEPEFIL; this comes from the coding sequence ATGGAATTTAAAAAAAATTTCTCTTTACAAAACTTAAATTCACTTAGTTTGCACTCTTCAGCTAGGAGATATTGCTGTATTGAGTCCATAGAAGATTTACTTGAAGCTATTGATTATGCTAGATCTATTAATTTACCAATCTTTCCTCTGGGTGGAGGAACAAACATAGTTTTACCAAGAAAGTTAGATTATTTAGTAGTTAAAAATAATTTAATTGGAAAAAAAATAGTTAGTAATAAAGTACTTATATCCTCGGGCGAGAATTGGCATCATTCTGTACTTTGGACACTTCAAAATAAACTGTATGGATTAGAAAATCTATCATTAATTCCTGGCACGGTAGGAGCTTCTCCAGTACAAAATATTGGAGCTTATGGAGTTGAGCTATCCTCAAAATTAATAAGTGTCAATGCTATCGATTTAAGTAACTCTAATAGTTTAATGTTAACCAATGAGGATTGTTGTTTTGGTTATAGAGATAGTATTTTTAAACGAAATAAGCAATTATTTATAACAGATATAAATCTTAAATTAGATACTAAAGATTCGCCGACTACTAGCTATTCTAATTTAAATAGTTATTTACTAAAAAATAATATTGATCCTAGTTTGGCTTCATCTATGGAAGTTTGTATGGCTGTTATTTCATTAAGATCTTCTTTATTGCCAGATCCCTTGTCTACACCTAATGTAGGAAGTTTTTTTAAGAACCCTATCGTTGGTAAAAAAATGTTAAAAGAATTATTAAAAATAAATGAAAACATCCCTTTTTTTAAAGAAGGAAAACAATATAAGATTTCTGCCGGATATTTATTAGAACAAGAAGGATGGAAGGGCTATGAAAGCAACGGTGTATCTATATCAAAAAAGCATTCTTTGGTATTAATAACCGATAGTGGCGTGTCTATTAATAAGATTACAGATCTAGTAAAGAAAATTAAAGAAAGTGTTTTAAAAAAATATAAACTTTCTTTAGAAGTAGAACCTGAATTTATCTTATAA
- the kdsB gene encoding 3-deoxy-manno-octulosonate cytidylyltransferase: MSFIVLIPARLKSSRLPNKPLLNIKGKTLIQRVHEKAILSKADKVYVVTDSDLIATHCKDINAKSIMTDTDHQTGTDRVAEAASLLKLDDQQIVVNLQGDEPFTLPEDINKVANLLDVYKSADMGTLYTLNLLESDISNKNRVKVLLDANSKVVNFSRDKIDRINNKTNLGIHLGIYSYRVNFLNEYVKLQPSINEKFLKLEQLRALDANKNIFGESSSNEIHLGIDTPEDIILAEKIIESYGI; this comes from the coding sequence ATGTCTTTTATCGTCCTTATCCCAGCTAGACTTAAATCATCAAGACTCCCTAATAAGCCATTATTAAATATAAAAGGAAAGACCCTCATTCAAAGAGTCCATGAAAAAGCTATTTTAAGTAAAGCTGATAAAGTTTATGTCGTTACAGATAGTGATCTGATTGCAACTCATTGCAAAGATATTAATGCTAAATCTATTATGACTGATACTGATCATCAAACTGGTACAGATAGAGTGGCAGAAGCCGCATCTCTTTTAAAATTAGATGACCAACAAATAGTAGTTAATCTGCAGGGTGATGAGCCCTTCACGCTTCCAGAAGACATAAATAAAGTAGCAAATTTATTAGACGTCTATAAGAGTGCTGATATGGGCACTCTCTATACCTTAAATTTATTAGAATCAGATATATCAAATAAAAATAGGGTTAAAGTGTTATTAGATGCTAATTCTAAAGTCGTCAATTTTTCTCGAGATAAAATAGACAGAATCAATAATAAAACAAACCTTGGTATACATTTAGGTATTTATTCTTATAGAGTAAATTTTTTAAATGAATATGTAAAACTACAACCTTCTATAAATGAAAAATTTCTAAAACTAGAGCAACTTAGAGCATTGGACGCGAATAAAAATATTTTTGGTGAATCTTCAAGCAATGAAATACATTTAGGAATAGATACACCTGAAGACATAATTCTTGCTGAAAAGATAATTGAAAGTTATGGAATTTAA
- a CDS encoding Trm112 family protein has product MTNKIDDDLLEILVCPVSKGKLLLKGDELLCFESMLAYKIEDGIPIMLPEEARKILIDENLD; this is encoded by the coding sequence ATGACAAATAAAATTGACGACGATTTATTAGAAATATTAGTTTGCCCAGTTTCTAAAGGTAAACTTCTACTTAAAGGAGATGAATTACTTTGTTTTGAGTCTATGTTAGCTTATAAAATTGAAGATGGTATTCCAATTATGTTACCAGAAGAAGCAAGAAAAATTTTAATAGATGAAAATCTAGATTAA